In the Arachis ipaensis cultivar K30076 chromosome B10, Araip1.1, whole genome shotgun sequence genome, one interval contains:
- the LOC107621507 gene encoding receptor-like serine/threonine-protein kinase SD1-8, translating to MSRQHAELGGSDGVETGITSEIRIKVQLATDISKSNLRAMIHSSHCSDEKGACGTVHRKRTLSYIYIIFISTHNIYEIYQEIVITLDEEAKNASYTLSTFTHNSLTFPQTCQPHSLVSLNTSSFPSSSSSSLTLTGTQVLTTNQTLLSQNQTFVLGFFRGSNTNYYLGIWYNNINPQTRVWVANRDNPIDNSTGYLKIGDNGNFVLLNSSGNPAWSSNQTSAKNPVLQLLETGNLVLKDSEQSNNYLWQSFDYPTDTLLPGMQMGWNFDTGIEKHLTSWKVTGEDPSSGDYTFKLDYRGLPEIFLRRNQTIIYRSGSWNGERFSGVPEMDTDTDSIVFSFSDDAHGVFYSFSIGNASLLSRLTVTSDSDGELQRRTWIASSETWNKFWYAPADQCDHYRECGPYGVCDNNASPVCTCMKGFSPKNPQAWNLRDGSGGCVRNTDLDCPTDKFLHLESMKLPETTTVFVNRSMTLTECESLCQRNCSCTAYANIDITNGGSGCVMWLGQLFDLRNYPSGSGQDLYVRLSAADIGSAGSKHRKAEAIGISLSVVAIVLGLVAICYLRKKKQHRGSIHRSHDLLMNEGVPSRGHSGDRNMDDLELPMFDFDTLTMATNNFSQDNKLGQGGFGSVYRGSLIESQEIAVKRLSKDSGQGIEEFKNEVKLIVKLQHRNLVRLLGCCIEKDEKMLVYEYMENRSLDSILFDKAKRSLLDWKSRFNIICGIARGLLYLHQDSRFRIIHRDLKASNILLDSEMNPKISDFGMARIFGSNQTEANTIRVVGTYGYMSPEYAMDGNFSVKSDVFSFGVLVLEIITGKKNRGFYYANDELNLLGNVWRQWNEGTALELVDQSIGNSYAESEVLRCIHVGLLCVQERAEDRPTMSSVVLMLSSEAALMPRPKNPGFSLRKNHPETDSSSSNQDKTWSVNQVTVTMLNAR from the exons ATGAGTCGGCAGCATGCTGAGCTTGGGGGCTCGGATGGAGTTGAAACGGGCATAACGTCGGAAATTCGGATAAAAGTTCAACTTGCTACTGACATTAGCAAGTCAAACTTGAGGGCTATGATCC ATTCTTCACATTGCTCAGACGAGAAAGGAGCTTGCGGTACAGTGCATAGGAAAAGGACGCTATCA tatatatatatcatattcATTTCAACTCATAATATATACGAAATCTACCAAGAAATTGTCATAACCCTCGATGAAGAAGCCAAAAACGCTTCATATACCCTCTCAACATTCACACACAACTCTCTCACCTTTCCACAAACATGCCAACCTCATTCACTAGTTTCCTTAAACACCTCCTCAtttccttcttcctcttcttcctcactt ACATTAACCGGAACACAAGTTCTTACTACCAACCAAACCCTCTTATCACAGAACCAAACCTTCGTTCTCGGCTTCTTCAGAGGTTCCAACACCAACTATTACCTCGGAATATGGTACAACAACATCAATCCTCAAACCAGAGTTTGGGTTGCAAACAGAGACAACCCCATTGACAACTCCACAGGCTATCTCAAGATCGGAGACAACGGAAACTTTGTCCTTCTCAATTCATCCGGCAACCCTGCATGGTCCTCCAACCAAACCAGTGCCAAGAATCCAGTTCTCCAGCTCCTGGAAACCGGTAACCTTGTTCTCAAAGATTCAGAACAGAGCAACAACTACCTATGGCAGAGCTTCGATTACCCAACAGATACCTTGCTACCGGGGATGCAGATGGGTTGGAACTTCGACACAGGAATTGAGAAGCACTTAACATCGTGGAAGGTCACAGGTGAAGACCCTTCTTCCGGTGACTACACTTTCAAGCTAGATTACCGCGGTTTACCTGAGATTTTTCTGAGGAGAAACCAGACTATCATATACCGAAGTGGTTCCTGGAATGGTGAGAGATTCAGCGGAGTTCCAGAGATGGACACCGATACTGATTCCATTGTGTTCAGCTTCTCCGATGACGCGCACGGCGTGTTCTACTCTTTCTCCATCGGGAACGCTTCTTTGTTATCGAGGCTAACGGTGACCTCAGATTCAGACGGAGAACTTCAAAGGCGGACGTGGATAGCGAGCAGCGAAACTTGGAACAAGTTCTGGTACGCACCGGCGGATCAATGCGACCATTACAGGGAGTGTGGTCCGTACGGAGTGTGTGACAATAATGCATCGCCGGTTTGCACATGTATGAAAGGGTTCAGTCCTAAGAACCCTCAGGCTTGGAATCTGAGAGATGGATCTGGCGGGTGTGTGAGGAACACCGATCTGGATTGCCCGACTGACAAGTTCTTGCATCTTGAGAGCATGAAGCTGCCGGAGACGACGACGGTGTTTGTTAACAGAAGTATGACGTTAACGGAATGCGAGAGCCTGTGCCAACGGAATTGTTCATGCACTGCATATGCAAACATTGATATCACAAATGGCGGAAGTGGTTGTGTTATGTGGCTTGGTCAACTCTTTGACTTGAGGAACTACCCTTCCGGCAGTGGCCAAGATCTCTATGTTCGATTATCAGCTGCTGATATAG GATCTGCTGGCTCCAAACATCGTAAAGCTGAGGCTATAGGCATCTCACTTAGTGTAGTTGCTATAGTTTTGGGATTGGTTGCTATTTGTTACTTAAGGAAGAAGAAACAACACAGAG GTTCAATTCACAGAAGTCATGATTTGCTAATGAATGAGGGGGTGCCTTCTAGAGGACACTCGGGTGACAGGAACATGGATGATCTAGAGTTGCCCATGTTTGATTTTGATACCTTAACAATGGCTACCAACAACTTCTCTCAAGATAATAAACTTGGACAAGGAGGATTTGGTAGTGTTTATAGG GGAAGTTTGATTGAAAGCCAAGAAATTGCTGTAAAGAGGTTATCAAAAGACTCTGGACAAGGAATTGAGGAGTTTAAGAATGAGGTCAAGTTAATTGTCAAGCTCCAACATCGAAACCTTGTTCGGCTGCTTGGTTGCTGCATTGAGAAGGATGAGAAGATGTTGGTGTATGAATATATGGAAAACAGAAGCCTTGACTCCATTTTGTTTG ACAAAGCTAAAAGATCCTTGCTAGATTGGAAAAGTCGATTCAATATTATATGTGGGATAGCTAGAGGACTTCTTTATTTGCACCAAGATTCTAGATTTCGGATTATTCATAGGGATCTCAAAGCAAGCAATATTCTACTTGACAGTGAAATGAACCCAAAGATATCTGACTTTGGGATGGCCAGAATTTTTGGAAGTAATCAAACAGAAGCAAATACAATAAGAGTTGTTGGAACATA TGGTTATATGTCTCCTGAATATGCTATGGACGGAAATTTCTCAGTAAAATCTGACGTTTTTAGTTTCGGAGTTCTAGTATTGGAAATAATTACGGGCAAGAAAAATAGAGGGTTTTACTATGCCAATGATGAATTGAATCTTTTGGGCAAC GTGTGGAGGCAATGGAATGAAGGAACTGCTTTAGAACTAGTTGATCAATCCATTGGCAATTCATATGCAGAATCTGAAGTTCTAAGATGCATACATGTTGGTCTCTTATGTGTCCAAGAACGTGCAGAAGATAGACCAACAATGTCCTCGGTAGTTTTAATGTTGAGTAGTGAAGCTGCATTAATGCCACGTCCTAAAAATCCTGGCTTTTCTCTAAGAAAGAATCATCCAGAGACGGATTCATCTTCAAGTAATCAAGATAAAACATGGAGTGTGAATCAAGTCACAGTCACAATGCTAAATGCTAGGTAG